The Phragmites australis chromosome 13, lpPhrAust1.1, whole genome shotgun sequence DNA window GGTTGTGACCTAAAAGGTTGTGGTTGCGGCTTATCATGATAGTGTGAAACTATGGGCTGCATATGTGGAGTATTTTGTGAATGCCCattaaaataaatatccaaCAATGGACCATAAGGTCTGTCGATACCTTGTGGGGGTATAGGAGGTGTGCTATATGCCACGGTGTTGTAAGGAATTAATGGCATGCTTTCTGAACTTTCATTAGCTCGGCTATTAGTTACGTGTGGAACCGAACTAATTATACTAGATGTAGTGCTTGGTACTGAAAAAACGAATGATGAAACCTTCGGTTTACTAGTATTCAATGTATTAAACGAATGTGTCTCTACATTGGCCGAACCCATATTAGTTCGGCTATAAGTTTGTTGCATTAGCATACCTTATTGTATAGAAGGTGAAATAAATTGTACCGATGAACTTGAAGAGACTTGCTGAAATTTGCTATCATTGTTGGAATTAGAGGTGCTAGCATCATGCAATTGCGACCGTTTTTTAGCTTTTTCATCTTGCAATTCAATAAACAAAGTCCTAACACAACTAGATAGCACATGATCTAGACTTTAACCAATGTTTCAGAACCATTAAACATAGTAGCAACAATAGATTGATTGACCATATGTGCAATGTACTCTTATAAATTATGAGTAGAATCACTTACATTAGTCTTTACCTCATGCTTGGCACGTACTATTGACATCGGATCgcccttcttgatgatgccTTGACGTGTTTTCTGATAgcatgcaagcatcatcttctccaCCTCTCGCTTTTGAGATTTAATAGCTTGATGATCCTCCTCGGGAAGCTCATCAAGCGTAGGCAAGATGGTGTTGTTGGGGTTGATTTTGGCTTCTTCTTTAGACATGGCTCAGCAGTAGCTCGGAGATGAAGTAGGCGCCGAAACCCTAGGTGAAGGTGTTGATGGAGAACCTTTGTACCCCAGCGGAGTCTCCAATTTGTGTTGGACGTGGGATTGGCAAACCCATACAACAcacagatccatcatggataaCTATCGCTTTTCATAATGGCACACaacttgtttacaagcaaacaattaaaggatttcGGCCAGCAACCTTGGGGATTGCCACCTGgacgatttacgagcaattcgacaaagaactaccacccaAATTGCGGAGATTCAAACTAACAGCGAAGAACTACTCTAAAACTACCCTAAAGTGCATAAATGTAAAGTAGAACAAAATGTAGATGCAATAGTTATGATTGACTGAGTTGTTGCAATCGACCTCCACCCCCTCAACTATAGCGCAGCTTAGGCTTTGCCATTATAGAAATAGGACTTTCAACCCTAAAACCTACGCAAACACGTCCTGTTCGGCTAAAGCACGAAAAGAATCCGAATAGATCTACGAATCTAACTTGATTCAGTTTTGgattgaacaccggatggtccagtcaGAATAAAAATGTTAAcatcgaaccatccagtgagttcaattTGCTAGAACTCTATGCTCTTTCCTAATCTGCACCGGATGTTCCAATGTGTGAATTATACTCGCAGGTATCTCGGTGGACTGTATCTTCTAGAGAAcaaactctctgcaagaaattgattaacctcaccgaatagtctgacGCTACCCCAGAtaacacaccggactaatttttccaaaaaGTAAACTTTTCTGCACAAAATCGTCTTTacaatcaccggataatccagtgtatTCACTGGAACATGCACCAGACTGATTTTTTCAGAGAGTAATTCTCCCTGAGAAACCATCCATACGCTAGCCAGATAATCGAGCATTCACTACATACCTCTCCAAACTAATTCTAGCAAAGAGCATGTTTCCACCAAGGATTAAGCTATAAACACTAGATAGTCCGGCGTCCGTCAGATATACCATCAGACTAATTTGTCCAGAAAGTATATTTTTAGTACAAACTTCAACTACGTTGATCGGATAGTCTGGCGTTCACTTCATGCCTCGTCGGACTATTTTCCAGAGAACATGCTTTTTCAGACAATAATTGacttaactcaccggatagtccggcaaCTACAAATTCtccacaccggactatctggcgtttataaaaaaatttaggtcataccattttttgctatcaaccactagtgtatttttttaaaaaaaaaaaagtacccCGTATAAGTAGAGCAGCAAATGTACACTAAACAGTGGGATCAAGAGATCAGTTGAAGATGATGGACAACCTGGCTCTCAAAACCGCGTTTAAGGACGCAAAACCAACTGCACATTCATGTGCAAGTCAcatggtttttctttttaaatattaaagaaatatcACATCTTTTTTTATCCCGTGATCTATGCGTAACGGCCTATCTCATAGTTTTTATCGAAACTAAAATAAGGCAAAGTGTGGCCTCATGTTGTGATTTTTCTTGCGCCATGTTTTCAAATTGAGTTCaactaaaaataattcaaaataaaaagttCAACTGAAGATTAACGCCAAACTAAAATCCAACAATAAAATACCAATCTAGTGTTGCGGGTCCAAAATATCACCTCACCACTTGTCATGTTTGCGTGCACATTGCTCCGAATATCACGTGCATCCACAGCTTGGGAAGCTCCTATattatcaaaagaaaaaaacttgagAAGCAACTATGttataaaataaaaacttaGGAAGCTCATagcttgctttctttctttcttctcttcacGTGTATGCTCCGTAACAAACAAGCTAGCTTCCACGCACCAGATGTCTCATGCCTCCTAATCTCTTCTAACATGTATATAGACGTATGCATATGTAAGTATGTGTCCATATTGTATCCTTAAAAAACAAGCTAGCTTCTTCTAATCCTTCCACTAAAATGTCGATCTCTGTTCTTTCTTTTGCGGGACAAGGATAACAAAGCCTTTTATTTAATAGTTAAACCAGAATTTCCCATTCTGGTCTCTACAAAATGTACATTCTTTTTTCTCGTTCCTATTTGCATCAAGAGAAAACAATTTTAAGCTACTTAATTTTATTTGGGACAAAACAAATCATCACTAGTTCAGACTCCATGTAAAATAGGTGTGCGTAGAGAATAACCTCTCAGGTCGTCGAACTAATTATTTATTGAGAAATGTTATTTGTTTGTCGACAAATTTTTTGGTAAGAAATCTATCGAATTTCTTACTTTCCGATTCGCTTGGAGATTCGTGCATGTCTTTCTTCTCTGATGAGCTTCTAGTCATCTCCAGTAAGGAATTCTTCTTCGGCTAGCTCCCTTTGTGTTATGGTTCGAGTTTCGGTGGGGATTTTGATGGCTACCGGCTTAGAGGGAGTTTCGGGGGAGGCCGTCGGGCCAGCGGTGGTGGCGGTCATGGGGGCAGGGTGGCGGAGGACCAATGGTTGGGCGGGAATGACGTCGAGGTAGGAGGGGTTAGTGGTGGCAGCAATTGAGGGTGACGGATCCGACGGCGGGGGCGTCACCAGAGCCGGAtggggaggcggtggcggtggggGAGCACGGGGAGAAGCGATGACGatggaggacagagaggagcggcggaggagggaggggcggcAGAGATGGGCGGTCCGTGCCAGAGCTAGGCACAGCATCGACGAGGTGGTGAGGAGCTGGTGCGTGGGGCGGGTGCAGTGCGTGGAGCAGCAGGGGCAAGAGTCAGGCACACGAGGTGAGGTGGAATGAGCAGATGAGACGAGACAGAGTGGATAAGGCCCGAGAGAGAGGAGTTAAAGAGGCTGAGGACGATTCGAACGTTCGATCTAAATCTAACGATCCACAATTTAACAAATTTTATCTTTTAAAATCTATCAACAGATAAATAGACAGTCTCATATGTATTTGTGTGACCGCAACGTGTCGGATTCTAAACCAGAAAAGTCGGTGCATACACACTTGGACTTAGTATTGACGTGTCACCATTCTCTAACGAATCAAGATATAAAATAGTGTTCCGGAAAACAAACAAAACTGCATAATAGATACTAAGCGAGATTACAAtaatccctactagttgtctagTTCTATATTAAACTGCACCGGTGAATTGACcacttttacaaaaaaaaacataagaatACCAAAAACTTGTACCTAGCACGATCCGGTTCGTGCAATGTAACTCATGACACATTGTGGTGCGACATAGGCGTGATGATGTGACCCATGGACATTCAGAGTCAATGCAGTAAAGGTAACTCGtaggattttcttttttaaaatacaaGTGGATGCACACACATATTCAGGCGTGCACATCTCACTACATTTACGCTCACATATTTCTATAATGttttttactatatatatatatatatatatataagattagAGACCTAACGTCATGTAAGATAGGGATAAAAACTCATGAACCACTAAACGtacttatatatacatatattatttctctcaaaatttaattCTAAGAAAATAGAAATACCTGTGCTAAGCGTAAGACTCGTAACCCAAGTGAGCATGTTCCACCACATGAACTTAACTAACTGTGCTTAGTTCGCAGCTTGTAGGATTTTGATCATCAGCAAACCACTTAGAGACGATAGTTTTTTAGACATTCGCCCAATACTGTGATATTAATCTCATCCAAATCAACTGCACGTAAGATTTACCATCTCATCATCAGTTAGTTTGGCATTTGCTTTCACGCAAAAGAAAAAGTTTGGCATCTACAAGTAGGATTTGCCCGGGACGGCTAGATCATGTGGATGGTGTGCAAAGTTCAACAAGTGTACATGCATTAGCTAGGCTGGTGTTATGTCTAACAGTCTAAGCTTTGGGGTGAACTGCTTGTGTTTTGTGCAAAAGGGTTCAATGCTTTACTAGGTACAATATGCAATTCTTTCAAAACCTTGCTTCTTGGCAAACATTGGGAGTTTACTTTTGAATCCCCTTCGCCTCGTTTTTCTAGTTGAAAGTGAAGTGTGAACCTTCCAAGCCGATCCTACCCTACCTCGTCCAAGAAATGTAAAACGAATATTCAAACGAATCGCATGTTCGGATGAATATGGTAATTTATTCGCAAGTGTACATCTTAATTAAGTACTAACGTCATCTTCAATCGAATCGCATGTTCCGATGAATATCGATAATTTGTTTGTAAGGGTACATCTTAGCTAAGTAATAATATCATCTTTAATAAGTACTTTAAAAATACGTTCACTATAATATCATTATAGTACTAttaattttttctatctctaGCAGGCAACGACTACCATATTTCTTAttgtttattattttttctcccTTCAAACTCATCATCCTACTTATAAATAGTGATACAGGTGGGTTTGCAGTCAGCTAAGTAGCAGGTTGATTTGCAGAGTTTTTAATAACCATAAGGCCCCATTTGCAACACGTGATTTTCCCTGGGAAAATTGAACTATTTCCTGTTAAGCTCTTGCGTTCTAAACAACCTCTAACTACAGAATgccccctttttcttttctgaggGTCACTGTAGAACATATCGACTGCAAAATAGCTCTGTTAAGTATTGACACAAGAAAGGTTGCTCCTTGCCCTTCGATTTATTTCCTGTTCCTAATTAGACGTTCACACATTCATAACTCTGTTTGGAACACTTTTAAACCACCATATGTTCAATACAAATAAAGAGGTAATTGACTGATTTTTGTTTATTCTGatatgtgagttttttttttttggatggaAAGCGATTTTCTTTGAAAGGGCTCAACTGGTTATATAGGATTTTCTTCCGACGACTACCTTGGAAGGCGACCTTGTCTTGAGTCTTGACTCAAATGATCAAATGGCCTCGTGTCATTCTTTACAAACTAAGCAGATGCTTAATCAATAAACTAATCAGTCAACTGGATAATTAAACTAGTCAGAAATCAGTATCAGTACGTGTGAAAAAAGCCGACATGTGAGTTGGACATCCCTCCATTTGCAAGTTCCAGTCAGCAGTTTGTTCCTGCAATGATCAAGTGGTTTTCATCAGGGCATATCTTCTTATTTTTGCGAGAACATACTATCTATTAAATCAcagttttaaaaattaaattgaaCGATCACATAACCATCTGTCGACTTTAAGTTCTATGTTTATGACATCCTAATCTACAAAACACTCTATTCAGCAGATTTGTTGGATTCTACACGGAAACTTTATGCACTTTTTGTTACacgaaattttttttaagtgtcattataaatttttactaagttaatcataattttttttaaatctacgatctaaaagcttttcacaatacAGTTTTTTATAATCCAGCTTTTTATAATCCACAATCTACAACCTGCTTTTTAAAATCCACAATTAAAACAAACATATCTTTACCTTACATTGTCGACCTCCTATTTCGTTTCAAGCAAGCTATGTACCATGAGGTTTCAATGTTACATATGCACTTTCCAATCTCATAGAtactcatatttataaaaaagttatatataaatatatgtatgaCGCCTCACGTCGTGTTGATGCAGAAGTTACGCATAGACAGGACGGATATTTATCTGGCTCGGATTTTTTCAGGAAGGGACAACCGAGATCACACGATAATCGCCCCCAAAATGACAGCGAAGTCCCTCCTAACCTCCCGTTTCCGTCTTACCAACCCCGGAGCTACAGCAGAGGAGCCTGCCTGCCATCTATAAGCAGCAGCCCAAGGCGAAACCAGCCGACGCCACAGCCACCACCACCGaccccctctcctccccctctcatCCCTCGACCGCCTCCCTCCGCCGCCCCGATCCGCGCGGCCTCGCCGTCCTCCTCTGACCCGCCGCCTGGCAGCTCCTCGGTGTGGGAATGCGGGTTCTTGGCGCGGCGCCGCGGTGAGTGACAGGTTGGTGGTAGCCGCCCCGCGCCCGCGATGGGCTGCTTCCCGTGCTTCGGCTCGAGGCGTGAGGAGGGAATGAAGTACTACGGCGCCAaggccggcggcagcggcgccggGGGGTGGGCAGCCGCGTCCTCGTccgctgccggcggcggcggcatggaggaggcggccgtggcggcggcgccgcgaGTCGAGAGGATCCCCGCAGGTGCGTGCGCTGTGCGCCTCTCTCTCTCGGACGGTCTCTTGATTTGTTGTTGGGATCGGATCCGCGCGTGGCCTGCGGTAGTCTTTCGTGGAGGTTTGTTTAGTTGGTGACAatggacttgctcatccttgtgGATGTGGATGTCATTGAGGAAAACGACAGGAGCGAAGTGCGATTTATAGGTTTCTTTAGATCTTTTAGGAACCGTGGGGGGGAGGTATCTGAACTTGCATTGGCAAATTCGGCTACTCCAGATGATCATTCATCAATTGGATTAGAGGCAGGGTTCTTGTTTTCATGATGATTAGGATGCTAGCTTTCTTTTTCATGATCGTGTCCTCATCCGAAGGATGATGTGAACAACGCATATGTGCAGGGGCCGACAAGGCGCGGGCGAAAGGCAATGCCGGTGCGAAGAAGGAGCTTTCGGTTCTCAAGGACGCCAACGGCAATGTCATCTCCGCACAGACCTTCACCTTCCGCCAGCTTGCAGCCGCCACGAGGAACTTCAGGGATGAATGCTTCATTGGGGAGGGAGGGTTTGGGCGTGTTTACAAGGGCCGTCTGGACGGCACGGGACAGGTAACTCGTTTTGTCGGTAAAGCGAGGCTtgatattttcttgttttttcctGTTGGAGTAGTACAGAAGTTGCTCAGTGCCTCAGATAACAAAGGCGCCATTGATTAGTCTAGGACATCCAAGAAAAAGCAGTGTTTGCACATGAGTGGTGGATGCCCACaggcagatttttttttttttttttgtgtgtgtgtgtgttattcACTTATAGCTGATCCAATTTTTGTTGGCCTGATAACTGTGAACAGTATAGACTGTTTTGTATCGTAGGTTCCTTTTTTAATTGCACAAGATGAATGACATGAAACAAATAAGTGGTGCATGCCATTTGAGTTGAATAGAAGAACTACTTAAAATCCTGAACTGTAAGATGAGGCACGACATTTGTATTTTGCTGAAATGATGATGCATATGTCCAGGTTGTTGCTATCAAACAGCTCAATAGGGATGGTAATCAAGGAAACAAAGAATTTCTAGTGGAAGTTCTCATGCTCAGTTTGCTGCATCATCAAAACCTTGTTAATTTGGTTGGTTATTGTGCTGATGGAGATCAACGCCTTCTCGTGTATGAGTATATGCCCCTTGGATCATTGGAAGACCATTTGCATGGTAAGactgttcttttctttttctatattGGTCATTTGCATATTAATGCCTGTTAAGTTTCTTGTTGATGTTTCTCTGTGGGTACTGTCCCATTCAGTGCTTTAtagtactttttttttcacatgcTTGTTTGAGTACATGTTGTCAATCTGTCATGCTGTCTGTCCCCATCTGTCTTCCAATGTATTTCGTTAGTCAATGTGCATGAATGATTGTTTTGATTGTGAGACACTTTTCTCTCTCATGTCCTTTTGTCCATGCAGCAGTACATGATGTATGCAGTAGCCAGTAGGGTTTTCCAATAGTCATCCACGGTTCCTGCCTTTACATTTTCCGGCGTTACCTAATTAAAGTCATATGGACTTTTCATATTGTTGGTTCATGTCATTGTACAATTAAACTTAGTAGTAATTCAGCTACATCAACCATTTGCGATATGAGTGTTGATTGTGTTCCATTCTGGGGAAATCTCCCAAGAGAGTTATAAGGTGGCTATATCTTTTGTACATGGACTTTtggcttgtttggtttgagggaTCAACTCATCCTAGATGGGATGGTCCATCATGGGATCATGCCATGAATTTTGGTGGGATGACATCGTCCCTCAGAATTAGACTAACCATGTGCTTGTGAGGCATGAGGTGGTGATGGACCAACCCATCCCATTTGTCAAACCAAACAAATTAATTAGGTTAGGAGTTAGGATCAGATGATCCATCACCACCTcattcctcaaaccaaacacaccatTTATGTACTGATTACTGATTTGTGGTTGAAATTTTGAATATTGTTCATTTGTATGTAATTATAGTATTGATGATGTATCCTTACCCTTCTTGTGACTGAAAAAGAATTGGTGTTCGAAAAATGATCTTTGTTCAGATCCGTTTTGTTGCTATTCAGTAGCTTATTTAATTTCCCCCTTTTATAATTCCTTGGAACGAAATACAATTACTTGTGTGATAATTAATCTGATTATTTGAATAAAGGATCATGTATATTACTGAGTTGACAAATAGCATACATCTTCTGTTATCTAAGAATAAACCATTGCTAGCTGGTCAGACGTGGCAGTGATTGGAGCCTAGCAAAGAAATAGATTGCTAACGCAATAGTAACCCAATTTAAGATTTCGCATGAACTTGGTATGCTCTACCAATTTTGTAGTGCGAATTTGGATATAT harbors:
- the LOC133888369 gene encoding receptor-like cytoplasmic kinase 185 isoform X2 — its product is MGCFPCFGSRREEGMKYYGAKAGGSGAGGWAAASSSAAGGGGMEEAAVAAAPRVERIPAGADKARAKGNAGAKKELSVLKDANGNVISAQTFTFRQLAAATRNFRDECFIGEGGFGRVYKGRLDGTGQVVAIKQLNRDGNQGNKEFLVEVLMLSLLHHQNLVNLVGYCADGDQRLLVYEYMPLGSLEDHLHDLPPDKEPLDWNTRMKIAAGAAKGLEYLHDKAQPPVIYRDFKSSNILLGDGFHPKLSDFGLAKLGPVGDKSHVSTRVMGTYGYCAPEYAMTGQLTVKSDVYSFGVVLLELITGRKAIDSTRPPGEQNLVSWCLLRIRLASGYLILMGNWN